In the Engystomops pustulosus chromosome 2, aEngPut4.maternal, whole genome shotgun sequence genome, one interval contains:
- the LOC140118777 gene encoding pancreatic secretory granule membrane major glycoprotein GP2-like — translation MKSFLLLALCALLKYAEAGCYNGTDPSLCSDSSCRGSCTFANGCYCAGDILECVPTATQCPMDDDSCCNNLVGWFWDTSLQCCTDVPLCNLACLTDEVCQIINNEATCVCNTTTYSGIKTSDLQPSLKCDGGTMIPSISQCQLKQLGYNISSLHIRNDSIACTYVFDDIINNIRVQSFQVKAAIGWCGNTVNQNDSSKIYFTNTLQIDPNSGPLITKNPIVFNFTCGYNLTMQTSLNFSLNPIVSSVVLPSQGESGSYTITLAAFSEATFTVPIQVNEEIKVGSSVYLGLFSPDMDGNLFALRVEKCFATPTINPDDPTNVVFVSAGCAVDGDILTTVIQNGNSSEARIQTSAFLFQGYTEVYIFCNVRLCNKTSGCEGCGLSRSLLADSSQLGIQLTLQDFDYNTSSGHYTVASWTMLAASLLGLLSVKLF, via the exons ATGAAATCTTTTCTCTTGCTTGCCTTGTGCGCTCTGCTGAAATATGCAG AGGCAGGCTGCTACA ATGGTACTGATCCTAGCCTGTGCAGTGATTCTTCCTGTCGTGGGTCATGCACTTTTGCCAACGGGTGCTACTGCGCTGGTGATATATTAGAGTGTGTACCAACTGCAACTCAATGCCCAATGGATGATGACTCGTGTTGTAACAACCTTGTAGGCTGGTTCTGGGATACAAGTTTACAATGCTGCACAG ATGTACCTTTGTGTAATCTAGCCTGTTTAACAGATGAAGTTTGTCAGATTATAAATAACGAGGCAACTTGTGTTTgtaataccaccacatatagcGGAATAA AGACTTCAGATTTGCAACCTTCATTGAAGTGTGATGGTGGTACGATGATACCTTCAATCAGTCAATGTCAACTAAAGCAACTTGGGTACAACATAAGCAGCTTGCACATTAGAAACGACTCCATTGCATGCACATATGTATTTGATGACATTATTAACAATATTCGAGTACAAAGTTTTCAAGTAAAAGCTGCCATAGGATGGTGTGGAAACACTGTTAACCAG AATGATTCCTCAAAAATCTATTTCACCAATACTCTCCAAATTGATCCGAATTCTGGCCCACTCATTaccaaaaatccaattgtcttcaATTTTACTTGTGGATACAATCTGACCATGCAGACCAGTCTGAACTTCTCTCTAAACCCTATTGTCAG CTCAGTTGTTTTACCCTCACAAGGTGAAAGTGGATCATACACTATCACTCTGGCTGCTTTTTCAGAGGCAACATTCACTGTTCCAATACAAGttaatgaagaaataaaagttGGATCAAGTGTTTATTTGGGATTGTTTTCTCCTGATATGGATGGAAATTTATTTGCTTTAAGAGTGGAGAAATGCTTTGCAACTCCAACCATTAACCCAGATGACCCTACGAATGTTGTGTTTGTAAGTGCAGG CTGTGCTGTAGATGGCGATATCCTGACTACAGTTATACAGAATGGAAACTCTTCTGAAGCCAGAATCCAAACTAGTGCATTTCTATTTCAAGGATATACAGAAgtgtatatattttgtaatgtGAGGCTGTGCAACAAAACAAGTGGATGTGAAGGG TGTGGCCTTAGCCGTTCTTTATTAGCTGATTCATCACAACTGGGAATACAACTGACTTTACAAG ATTTTGATTATAACACCAGTTCTGGACATTACACAG TTGCCTCCTGGACTATGTTGGCTGCCTCCCTGCTTGGATTGTTATCTGTGAAGCTCTTCTAA